A region from the Magnetovibrio sp. genome encodes:
- a CDS encoding helix-turn-helix transcriptional regulator, translating to MLKHGDVWRAVDKLAAAYGLSASGLARKAGLDPTTFNKSKRVTREGKLRWPSTESIAKILKATGAELQEFIAYIENGERTAPRNVPLIGFAQAGAQGFFDDAGYPTGGGWDEISFPGSTDPHAFALEISGDSMEPVFRDGDIVVVSPESGVRRGDRVVVKTHEGEVMAKVLKRKSAQRIELGSFNPAHADREIQLSDIEWIARIIWAAQ from the coding sequence ATGCTAAAACATGGTGACGTTTGGAGAGCTGTAGACAAGTTGGCGGCGGCCTACGGGCTTTCGGCGTCGGGACTTGCGCGCAAGGCGGGGCTCGACCCGACCACCTTCAACAAATCCAAACGCGTCACCCGCGAAGGCAAACTGCGCTGGCCGTCGACGGAAAGCATCGCGAAAATCCTCAAAGCCACCGGCGCCGAACTTCAGGAATTCATCGCCTACATTGAAAACGGCGAACGGACTGCGCCGCGCAATGTGCCGTTGATCGGCTTCGCCCAGGCCGGTGCCCAAGGTTTCTTCGACGATGCCGGCTATCCGACCGGCGGCGGCTGGGATGAAATCTCGTTCCCCGGCTCCACGGACCCGCATGCCTTCGCGCTGGAAATTTCCGGCGACAGCATGGAACCGGTGTTTCGCGACGGCGATATCGTGGTGGTATCGCCCGAAAGCGGTGTGCGCCGGGGCGACCGGGTGGTGGTCAAAACCCACGAAGGCGAAGTGATGGCCAAGGTTTTAAAGCGCAAGTCGGCGCAACGGATCGAACTCGGATCGTTCAACCCGGCCCATGCGGACCGGGAAATTCAGCTGTCCGATATCGAATGGATCGCCCGCATCATCTGGGCCGCGCAGTAA